A genomic segment from Gossypium hirsutum isolate 1008001.06 chromosome D04, Gossypium_hirsutum_v2.1, whole genome shotgun sequence encodes:
- the LOC107898716 gene encoding pentatricopeptide repeat-containing protein At2g17525, mitochondrial: MKKLSHPLSWIFSAFSSIETHDFLLQSFPSFHSRLVWSSSSSSSLGVPSHEHIAHLILDQNSAETALKTFQWASMLPNFTHSQSTYCALIQKLCAFRRFNTVKELLDEMPTTLGVPPDEDILVTLVRGLGRARMIRDVIEVLDLASRFNKPPSLKIFNSILNVLVKEDIDLARHFYRKKMMPTGVQSDEYTFGILMKGLCLTNRIADAFKLLQLIKSSTVKPNAVLYNTLIHALCKNGKVGRARSLMNEMENPNAVTFNILISAYCKEENLVQALVLLEKSFTMGFVPDVITLTKVLKILCDVGRVSEGFEILEKVESKGGVVDVVAYNTLIKGYCRIGKVKLGQRLSREMENKGRLPNADTYNILISGFCESDMLDSALDMFNEMKTDGISWNFATFDKLIEGLCSAGRMEDGFKILELMEESKVGSCGRVSPYNSVLYGLYKNNCSGEALEFLSKMQNLFPRAVDRNIRIMEFCKEGSIEDAKRVYDQMIGEGGIPSVLVFDCLIRRFCQKGCMREAVELMNEMVVCGYLPAASTFNDVISGFCSRDKLGSALKLMEDMAGRGCRLDDGSYSPLINAFCRMGNIQKAIMLLLQMLGENIIPDDLTWKTVLVCLSQERQWLESKKLLVNNLLPCIIEM; this comes from the exons ATGAAGAAGCTCTCACATCCTTTGAGTTGGATATTTTCAGCTTTCTCATCCATCGAAACCCATGATTTTCTTCTACAATCATTTCCGAGCTTTCATTCAAGACTTGTATGGTCGTCGTCATCATCCTCATCCCTTGGCGTTCCAAGTCATGAGCATATTGCCCATCTCATACTAGACCAGAATTCAGCAGAAACAGCGCTGAAAACCTTCCAATGGGCTTCAATGCTCCCAAATTTCACCCACTCTCAGTCCACCTACTGTGCTTTGATCCAAAAGCTCTGTGCTTTCCGCCGTTTCAACACTGTCAAGGAACTGCTCGACGAAATGCCCACCACATTAGGCGTTCCCCCAGATGAAGATATTCTTGTCACCCTAGTTCGAGGCCTTGGGCGAGCCCGGATGATCCGGGATGTCATCGAGGTCCTTGATTTGGCTTCCAGATTTAACAAACCCCCTTCCTTGAAGATTTTTAATTCTATACTCAACGTTCTTGTCAAGGAAGACATTGATTTGGCTAGGCACTTTTATAGGAAGAAGATGATGCCGACTGGTGTCCAAAGCGATGAATATACTTTTGGCATTTTGATGAAAGGTCTTTGCTTAACTAACAGAATTGCCGATGCTTTTAAGCTTCTGCAACTTATCAAGTCTAGCACTGTAAAGCCCAATGCTGTGCTTTACAACACTTTGATCCATGCTCTATGTAAGAATGGCAAGGTTGGGAGAGCCAGAAGCTTGATGAATGAAATGGAGAACCCCAATGCAGTTACCTTTAATATCTTGATATCTGCCTACTGTAAAGAAGAAAATTTAGTTCAAGCTCTTGTGTTGTTAGAGAAGAGCTTCACCATGGGGTTTGTACCAGATGTCATTACCCTGACTAAGGTTCTGAAAATTCTCTGCGATGTGGGTCGTGTATCTGAAGGCTTTGAGATTTTAGAGAAAGTCGAGAGCAAGGGGGGTGTAGTGGATGTTGTAGCATATAATACTTTGATAAAGGGTTACTGTAGAATAGGAAAGGTGAAACTTGGACAGAGGCTTTCCAGGGAGATGGAGAATAAAGGCCGTCTCCCAAATGCTGACACATACAACATATTGATCTCTGGTTTCTGTGAGTCTGACATGTTGGATTCAGCTCTGGATATGTTCAATGAAATGAAGACAGATGGGATCAGTTGGAACTTTGCTACTTTCGATAAATTGATTGAAGGGCTGTGTTCAGCAGGGAGAATGGAAGATGGGTTTAAGATTTTGGAGCTAATGGAGGAGAGTAAGGTGGGTTCATGTGGGCGTGTTAGTCCTTATAACAGTGTGCTCTATGGTTTATACAAGAACAATTGCTCGGGGGAAGCATTGGAGTTCCTTTCCAAGATGCAAAATTTATTTCCTAGGGCTGTTGATAGGAACATAAGGATAATGGAATTTTGCAAGGAGGGCAGTATTGAGGATGCAAAGAGAGTTTATGATCAGATGATCGGGGAAGGGGGTATTCCAAGTGTGCTTGTTTTCGATTGTTTAATTCGTAGATTTTGCCAGAAAGGGTGTATGCGAGAGGCAGTTGAGCTGATGAATGAAATGGTTGTCTGTGGCTATTTACCAGCAGCATCAACATTCAATGATGTAATTAGTGGGTTTTGCAGTCGTGATAAACTTGGTAGTGCTTTAAAGCTAATGGAGGACATGGCTGGAAGAGGTTGCAGACTTGATGATGGAAGTTATAGTCCACTGATCAATGCTTTTTGTAGGATGGGGAATATTCAAAAGGCTATAATGCTTTTGCTACAAATGTTGGGAGAGAATATCATACCTGATGATTTGACGTGGAAAACAGTACTCGTCTgt cttagtcaAGAAAGGCAGTGGCTGGAGAGCAAAAAATTACTTGTAAATAACCTATTACCGTGTATTATTGAGATGTGA